One window of the Equus caballus isolate H_3958 breed thoroughbred chromosome 2, TB-T2T, whole genome shotgun sequence genome contains the following:
- the LOC138915016 gene encoding nuclear receptor subfamily 0 group B member 2, giving the protein MSSSQSGICPCQGATGRPAILYALLSPSLRARPSVPPVPGHCLCRQHRPVQLCAPNRTCREALDVLAKTVVFLRNLPPFCQLHPQDQRQLLRGCWAPLFLLGLAQDTVTFEVTEAPVPSILKKILLEEPSSRAGSGQLLDRPQPSLAAVQWLQYCLESFWSLELGPKEYAYLKGTILFDPDVPGLHASSHIGHLQQEAHQALCEVLEPWCPAGQGRLARVLLTASTLKSIPPSLLGDLFFRPIIGDIDIAGLLEDMLLLSQPAPAQAESRCRVGRCWQH; this is encoded by the exons ATGAGCTCCAGCCAGTCAGGGATCTGCCCCTGCCAGGGTGCCACAGGCCGCCCGGCCATTCTGTATGCACTTCTGAGCCCCAGCCTCAGGGCCAGGCCCTCTGTGCCCCCAGTCCCTGGCCACTGCCTGTGCAGGCAGCACCGACCCGTCCAGCTGTGTGCTCCCAATCGCACCTGCCGGGAGGCCTTGGACGTTCTGGCCAAGACCGTGGTCTTCCTCAGGAACTTGCCACCTTTCTGCCAGCTGCACCCCCAGGATCAGCGGCAGCTGCTGCGGGGCTGCTGGGCCCCCCTCTTCCTTCTTGGGTTGGCCCAAGACACTGTAACCTTCGAGGTGACTGAGGCCCCGGTTCCAAGTATACTCAAGAAGATCCTGCTGGAGGAGCCCAGCAGCCGTGCAGGCAGTGGCCAGCTGCTGGATCGGCCCCAGCCCTCGCTGGCTGCGGTGCAGTGGCTTCAGTACTGCCTGGAGTCCTTCTGGAGCCTGGAACTGGGCCCCAAGGAATATGCCTACCTGAAAGGGACCATCCTCTTCGACCCTG ACGTGCCAGGCCTCCACGCCTCCTCCCACATCGGGCACCTGCAGCAGGAGGCTCATCAGGCATTGTGTGAGGTCCTggagccctggtgcccagcaggcCAAGGCCGCTTGGCCCGGGTCCTCCTCACGGCCTCCACCCTCAAATCCATTCCACCCAGTCTGCTTGGGGACCTCTTCTTTCGCCCTATCATTGGAGACATTGACATCGCTGGCCTCCTCGAGGACATGCTTTTGCTGAGCCAACCTGCTCCAGCCCAAGCAGAGAGCAGGTGTAGGGTGGGCAGATGCTGGCAGCACTGA
- the GPN2 gene encoding GPN-loop GTPase 2 isoform X1, protein MAGAATTTAFGQVVIGPPGSGKTTYCLGMSEFLRALGRRVAVVNLDPANEGLPYECAVDVGELVGLSDVMEALRLGPNGGLLYCMEYLEANLDWLRAKLDPLRGHYFLFDCPGQVELCTHHGALRSIFSQMAQWDLRLTAVHLVDSHYCTDPAKFISVLCTSLATMLHVELPHVNVLSKMDLIEHYGKLAFNLDYYTEVLDLSYLLDHLASDPFFRHYRQLNEKLVQLIEDYSLVSFIPLNIQISPELTTASPPLFAEEVRPRANICAYPPPPSMWDAYHSMACQAVPRPHPGSKPANPGPPRSGMCELNHCTTGPAPLPFLMPHFSPLK, encoded by the exons ATGGCGGGGGCCGCTACGACCACGGCCTTCGGGCAGGTGGTCATCGGCCCGCCGGGCTCGGGGAAGACCACGTACTGCCTGGGCATGAGTGAGTTCCTGCGCGCGCTGGGCCGGCGCGTGGCGGTGGTGAACCTGGACCCGGCTAACGAGGGGCTGCCGTACGAGTGCGCCGTGGACGTGGGCGAGCTGGTGGGGCTGAGTGACGTGATGGAGGCGCTGCGGCTGGGGCCCAACGGCGGCCTGCTCTACTGCATGGAGTACCTGGAGGCCAACCTGGACTGGCTGCGAGCCAAGCTCGACCCGCTCCGCGGCCACTACTTCCTCTTTGACTGCCCCGGCCAGGTGGAGCTCTGCACGCATCACGGCGCCCTGCGCAGCATCTTCTCGCAGATGGCACAGTGGGACCTCAGG CTGACTGCCGTCCATCTCGTGGATTCTCACTACTGCACAGACCCAGCCAAGTTCATTTCAGTACTGTGTACCTCCCTGGCCACCATGCTGCACGTGGAGCTGCCGCACGTCAACGTTCTCTCCAAGATGGACCTCATTGAGCACTATGGGAAGCTGG CCTTCAACCTGGACTACTACACAGAGGTCCTAGACCTCTCCTACCTGCTTGACCACCTGGCTTCTGACCCTTTCTTCCGCCACTACCGTCAACTCAATGAGAAACTGGTACAGCTCATCGAAGACTACAGCCTGGTCTCCTTCATCCCTCTCAACATCCAG attagccctgagctaactactgccagtcctcctctttttgctgaggaagtccggccccgagccaacatctgtgcctatcctcctccaccttctatgtgggatgcctaccacagcatggcgtgccaagcagtgccacgtccacacccgggatccaaaccggcgaaccccgggcccccaagaagcggaatgtgcgaacttaaccactgcaccaccgggccagcccctcttccctttTTAATGCCACACTTTTCTCCtctaaaatga
- the GPATCH3 gene encoding G patch domain-containing protein 3 produces MAVPSEAEKEAPVYLIVSGIPSELRSAQLRSYFSQFREQRGCGFLCFHYRHRPERAPPQAAPDSALTPTGQVLAETSVTDARALSTRDSAPAQTRTCCCVISVPGAAQAQRLLRMYSGRRWLDSQGTWLPGRCFIRRLRLPTEASGLGSFPFKTRKELQSRKAKSEAFTLADLRQLPELNPPVLMPNGNVGTPLGVFLELIRACRLPPRIITQLQLQFPKTGSSRRYGNVPFRYEDSETVEQEELVYTAEGEEIPQGTCLADIPASPRGEPEEEGEKEEEEESHSDDDDDRGEEWERHEALHEDVTGQERTTERLFEEEIELKWEKGGSGLVFYTDAQFWQEEEGDFDEQTADDWDVDMSVYYDRDAGDKDARDSVQMRLEQRLRDGQEDGSVVERQVGTFERHTKGIGRKVMEQQGWAEGQGLGSRGSGVPEALDSDGQHPRCKRGLGYHGEKLQPFVQLKRPRGIGLGLISTIYDEPLPQDQGELLLRRQPPTSMKLRTDMAFVRCSSCALDTNSEPE; encoded by the exons ATGGCGGTGCCCAgcgaggcagagaaggaagcgcCAGTTTACTTAATAGTGAGCGGTATCCCTTCGGAGTTGCGCTCGGCCCAGCTACGGAGCTACTTTAGCCAATTTCGGGAACAGCGCGGCTGTGGCTTCCTCTGTTTCCACTACCGGCATCGGCCTGAGCgggcccctccccaggctgctCCTGACTCTGCTCTAACTCCTACCGGCCAGGTTCTCGCTGAGACTTCGGTCACCGATGCCCGCGCTCTCTCCACTCGGGACTCTGCTCCCGCCCAGACCCGCACCTGCTGCTGCGTCATCTCGGTACCGGGGGCGGCTCAAGCCCAGAGGCTTCTTCGCATGTACTCCGGCCGCCGTTGGCTGGATTCTCAGGGGACTTGGTTGCCCGGTCGTTGTTTCATCCGCAGACTTCGGCTACCTACTGAGGCATCAG GTTTGGGCTCCTTTCCCTTCAAGACCCGGAAGGAACTGCAGAGTCGGAAGGCCAAGAGTGAAGCCTTCACTCTGGCCGACCTGAGGCAACTGCCAGAGCTGAACCCACCAGTGCTGATGCCCAATGGGAATGTGGGAACTCCCCTGGGGGTTTTTTTGGAGTTGATCCGGGCCTGCCGCCTACCCCCTCGGATCATCACCCAGCTGCAGCTCCAGTTCCCTAAGACAGGTTCCTCCCGGCGCTACGGCAATGTACCCTTCAGGTATGAGGATTCAGAGACTGTAGAGCAGGAAGAACTTGTGTACACCGCCGAGGGCGAGGAAATACCCCAGGGAACCTGCCTGGCAGACATACCAGCCAGCCCCCGTGGAGAGcctgaggaggaaggggaaaaggaggaggaagaagagtcaCACTCAGATGAT GACGATGACCGGGGTGAGGAGTGGGAGCGGCATGAAGCACTGCATGAGGACGTGACCGGGCAGGAGCGTACCACGGAGCGGCTCTTTGAGGAGGAGATCGAGCTCAAGTGGGAGAAGGGTGGCTCCGGCCTGGTGTTCTACACTGATGCCCAGTTCtggcaggaggaagaaggag ACTTTGATGAACAGACAGCCGATGACTGGGATGTGGACATGAGTGTGTACTACGACAGAG ATGCTGGAGACAAGGATGCTCGAGACTCTGTCCAGATGCGTCTGGAACAGAGACTCCGTGATGGCCAGGAGGACGGCTCTGTGGTCGAACGCCAGGTGGGCACCTTTGAGCGCCACACCAAG GGCATTGGGCGAAAGGTGATGGAgcagcagggctgggctgagggcCAGGGTCTTGGAAGCCGGGGCTCAGGGGTGCCTGAGGCCTTGGATAGTGACGGCCAGCACCCCAGATGCAAGCGTGGATTGGG GTATCATGGAGAGAAGCTACAGCCATTTGTGCAACTGAAGAGGCCCCGCGGAATCGGCTTGGGGCTCATCTCCACCATCTACGATGAACCCCTACCCCAGGACCAAGGGGAGCTGCTGCTCCGCCGCCAGCCACCCACCAGCATGAAGCTTCGGACAGACATGGCCTTTGTGAGATGTTCCAGCTGTGCCTTGGACACCAACTCAGAGCCCGAGTGA
- the GPN2 gene encoding GPN-loop GTPase 2 isoform X2 produces the protein MAGAATTTAFGQVVIGPPGSGKTTYCLGMSEFLRALGRRVAVVNLDPANEGLPYECAVDVGELVGLSDVMEALRLGPNGGLLYCMEYLEANLDWLRAKLDPLRGHYFLFDCPGQVELCTHHGALRSIFSQMAQWDLRLTAVHLVDSHYCTDPAKFISVLCTSLATMLHVELPHVNVLSKMDLIEHYGKLAFNLDYYTEVLDLSYLLDHLASDPFFRHYRQLNEKLVQLIEDYSLVSFIPLNIQDKESIQQVLQAVDKANGYCFGVQEQRSLEAMMSAAMGADFHFSSTLGIQEKYLAPSDQSVEQEAMQL, from the exons ATGGCGGGGGCCGCTACGACCACGGCCTTCGGGCAGGTGGTCATCGGCCCGCCGGGCTCGGGGAAGACCACGTACTGCCTGGGCATGAGTGAGTTCCTGCGCGCGCTGGGCCGGCGCGTGGCGGTGGTGAACCTGGACCCGGCTAACGAGGGGCTGCCGTACGAGTGCGCCGTGGACGTGGGCGAGCTGGTGGGGCTGAGTGACGTGATGGAGGCGCTGCGGCTGGGGCCCAACGGCGGCCTGCTCTACTGCATGGAGTACCTGGAGGCCAACCTGGACTGGCTGCGAGCCAAGCTCGACCCGCTCCGCGGCCACTACTTCCTCTTTGACTGCCCCGGCCAGGTGGAGCTCTGCACGCATCACGGCGCCCTGCGCAGCATCTTCTCGCAGATGGCACAGTGGGACCTCAGG CTGACTGCCGTCCATCTCGTGGATTCTCACTACTGCACAGACCCAGCCAAGTTCATTTCAGTACTGTGTACCTCCCTGGCCACCATGCTGCACGTGGAGCTGCCGCACGTCAACGTTCTCTCCAAGATGGACCTCATTGAGCACTATGGGAAGCTGG CCTTCAACCTGGACTACTACACAGAGGTCCTAGACCTCTCCTACCTGCTTGACCACCTGGCTTCTGACCCTTTCTTCCGCCACTACCGTCAACTCAATGAGAAACTGGTACAGCTCATCGAAGACTACAGCCTGGTCTCCTTCATCCCTCTCAACATCCAG GACAAGGAGAGTATCCAGCAGGTCCTGCAGGCTGTGGATAAAGCCAATGGCTACTGCTTTGGGGTCCAAGAGCAGCGAAGCCTGGAGGCCATGATGTCTGCTGCAATGGGAGCTGACTTCCATTTCTCCTC CACCCTGGGCATCCAGGAGAAGTACCTGGCACCCTCAGATCAGTCAGTGGAGCAGGAAGCCATGCAGCTGTAG